One window of the Panulirus ornatus isolate Po-2019 chromosome 12, ASM3632096v1, whole genome shotgun sequence genome contains the following:
- the LOC139751835 gene encoding beta-1,4-glucuronyltransferase 1-like — MRVKLFPLSVLLNALLLLYLLLPRPPVKRVVRSTHGKPPQHGVPWYDKMTTSGDTLGRKMYPDLHQCGGVVSLRHRRYQRGEHWVLENYFPAGHAFPCNDSITYTTHGDYTFMENLEPLTSRWQGPVSMAIYAPGKDFEATIDAIVFLRSCGSQDIKKFVSFHLIFPTSHFPDEIPTQEDLAEREVDCEQRPAMPVNGTTYRLQGGLLYPINVARNAAREAARTYFVLASDVELYPSTGLAPEFFKMLRKPDASPTVNPRVYVLPVFEVKMGEQPPLTKTELKKMLWKKKAIVFHQHVCKMCHTVPKSMKWTRSPVKPGLSVFHIGKRHAPYSKWEPIYVGTNKEPLYDERLSWEGKSDKMTQMYALCTQDYEFHILDNAFLVHKPGIKKRQKNPARGVLVDQQNAVIKEEMVPQYKRLFGNRTKCVL, encoded by the exons ATGAGGGTCAAATTGTTCCCACTATCGGTACTGCTAAACGCCCTTCTGCTGCTCTACCTGCTACTCCCACGTCCGCCAGTGAAACGCGTAGTACGATCCACCCACGGCAAACCACCACA ACATGGCGTGCCCTGGTATGACAAGATGACGACGAGCGGTGACACGCTGGGGAGAAAGATGTACCCAGACCTCCACCAGTGTGGGGGCGTCGTGTCCCTGCGCCACAGAAGGTACCAGAGGGGCGAGCACTGGGTCCTGGAGAATTACTTCCCGGCGGGTCACGCCTTCCCCTGCAACGACTCCATCACCTATACGACGCATGGCGATTATACATTCATGGAAAACCTGGAGCCCCTCACCTCCCGCTGGCAG GGCCCCGTTAGCATGGCTATCTACGCCCCAGGGAAGGACTTCGAAGCCACCATAGATGCCATTGTCTTCCTGAGGAGTTGTGGTTCGCAGGATATTAAGAAATTCGTCTCCTTTCATCTCATCTTCCCTACTTCCCATTTTCCAGATGAG ATCCCGacgcaggaggacctggctgagAGGGAGGTCGACTGCGAGCAGAGGCCAGCAATGCCGGTCAACGGGACGACTTACCGCCTCCAGGGAGGTCTTCTCTACCCGATCAACGTGGCCAGGAACGCAGCCAGGGAAGCGGCTCGTACTTACTTCGTCTTGGCTTCAGATGTGGAGCTCTACCCGTCCACCGGCCTAGCGCCAG AGTTCTTCAAGATGCTTCGGAAACCTGACGCTTCCccaacggtcaatcctcgggtATATGTGCTGCCAGTCTTCGAGGTGAAGATGGGCGAGCAGCCGCCTTTGACCAAGACAGAGTTGAAGAAAATGTTGTGGAAAAAGAAGGCAATTGTGTTTCACCAGCATGTGTGCAAAATGTGCCACACCGTGCCCAAATCAATG AAATGGACGAGATCCCCAGTCAAACCGGGGCTCTCGGTGTTCCATATAGGCAAGCGACATGCCCCGTACAGCAAGTGGGAACCTATCTACGTGGGCACGAACAAGGAGCCTTTGTACGACGAGAGGTTGTCTTGGGAAGGGAAGAGTGACAAAATGACGCAg ATGTACGCGCTGTGCACACAAGACTACGAGTTCCACATTCTGGACAACGCCTTCCTCGTACACAAACCCGGCATCAAGAAGAGGCAGAAGAACCCAGCGAGAGGCGTCCTGGTCGACCAACAGAATGCGGTCATCAAAGAGGAAATGGTCCCACAGTACAAGAGGTTATTTGGCAACAGAACAAAATGTGTGTTGTGA